Part of the Ruegeria sp. AD91A genome, AGAAAGATCTCAAGATAGGATTTCTGTGCCACAGCGCCGTGAATTGTGCCGTCTTCGATATAGGGAAGCATATCATCATTTCGGTCCATCGCGACGATCTTTATGTCCTTGCGTCCCGCCTCATTGACGGCAATTGCAGCGCCTTTGCCGCTGTCGCCGTCCGTGCCGCCAATTCCAACAATATCCGGGTTCGCCTGAATTGCCTGAAGGTAGGCTGTCGGCGCATAGGAAGGGTCGGCCTTATCGTTGACGACGTCGACCACTTCGATATCCGGGTATTTCTCAGCAAAGATTTGTTTGTACCCCTCGACCCGCTCCAATGTGGAGGGGGCAGGGAAAGTGCCGAGGATAACCTTGCCTTTCCCGCCAATCGCTTGCGCGAGCATTTCGCCGCCGACACGTCCTGCCTGAACGCCATTGATACCAAGGAATGTGGACCGGGGGCTGTCGGGAATATCGCCAATACAACATGTGACCGGAATGCCCGCCTCGACCGCACGTTCGACGCCGGGGGCCAGAGTGGCCGGATCACCGGGGAAGATAAGGATGCCTGCGGGACGTCTTGCGATCAGTTCATCCAA contains:
- a CDS encoding substrate-binding domain-containing protein, producing MTELNVNRRRLLTAGTTAGLAAAFGLPMLSKEAMAQAAGKEYVFLSIVTQVPFWVDYRNAMEDLEELMGIKATFTGPLDFDTAAQARQLDELIARRPAGILIFPGDPATLAPGVERAVEAGIPVTCCIGDIPDSPRSTFLGINGVQAGRVGGEMLAQAIGGKGKVILGTFPAPSTLERVEGYKQIFAEKYPDIEVVDVVNDKADPSYAPTAYLQAIQANPDIVGIGGTDGDSGKGAAIAVNEAGRKDIKIVAMDRNDDMLPYIEDGTIHGAVAQKSYLEIFLAFHMMHWQNTDALKVLPDWKAAGINPLPERVETGVMPITAENVVQFKHT